The Girardinichthys multiradiatus isolate DD_20200921_A chromosome 21, DD_fGirMul_XY1, whole genome shotgun sequence genomic sequence GAAAGATGGAAAGTGGAAACATGGACTTGAGGTCCTCGCTGTCTCCTTGAGAGTCATGATGCTTGAGCCTCCATCACTTTGTTCACATCATGTGATTTTTTGGTGACCTGTGGACAGGAAACACTATAACATGTGTTGTTGCTGTACTAACATTATTTTAGTGCagacaaaaactgttttggGTGAAAATAGGAAGGTTTCCACTTAAAAAACCAAGAAAATAATGTGaggaagtttttttcttttagtctgACTGGATTTCCTCTGAATTCATCCTTAAAAGATATAACATGTTCAAACTGTCTTTGGAAGCAGGGAATCAGCttctttgctgctgttttcaCCACGTTGATCTTTCCTCTAATCTGctgtaaatgaagaaaacatgaaggTTCATTCAAACTCTTTAAGCACAGCTGGAGCTTCTGTCAGGAGCTTTGTTTCCATCCGTTCAGAGACTGAGATGTTGATGTTGCTCCTGCTCTGATGgacaaagttaaatgttttaatgaccCAGATGTTTcagtgcagcagcagcacattGAGCTGGTCTTCAAGTCAGATATCAAGTATCACTACCATGAAATCAGATTATCGCTTTAGACAATTGAAGGTGCATTTTTTCTGTGTTAATGATAAAAAACTGGATTTTAATGTGACTGTCtttgattttaaatgcaaaataaaactgaaaaaatgtctAACAAAACAAGAGCTCAGCCAGCTTACCTTTCCTTGCATGTAGGAGAATCTAAACcagctgaaagaaagaaatcagaATATTAACAAACTGCAACATGTAGCAGAGACCAGCAGGTCTACAGCTCAAAGTATCAACTCATAGAAAAGCAATCTCACCACTCAATGATGCAGACTGCACTGCAGAGCAAGATTATTCCCAGGATCTTCAATGTAATATAGACATTGAACGCtgaaatttaataaaaagaaatgtttgacaGATGAAGGATTttccataaaaacaataaaatgtttaagatgAAACACGAAGAGTCCAACTGAGTGTCAATTGGGAGTCACaattaaaaccttttcagaGCAACTTTAAATGATTTAGTTCTAACAGCTCAAGATTTCCGCTGTTTTAATACTTCAAACCAAAAACAACTTATATTACatacatttaacatttcagacATAAAAATGTGGAAGATACATTAAcaattaaaagtttaaatttacCGACAGTACAAATAATCACTGATGACGTCTGATGACCCAGATCAACACAGTTTaacaaatgtcaaaaacatGAGCGtctacttttaaaaatgtaattaagttGACTCCAGTTACCCTTAGTATTAAGTAGGATCACTGATGACGTCTGATGACCCAGATCATTTGTAGCCACACAGTAAAACTCTCCTCCCTCAGTAACATTGAAGCTGTAAACCTGCCCCACAGATACATTAATGGCTCCATGTTTGCTGTtcctgaaccaggtgaagctggcAGGAGGCTTGGCTCTGCTGGAGCAGTTCAGCTCCACCCAGCTACCTGCTGACACCAAAcctgatggacggatggatgctgAGGTGTTTCTAGGAGCATCTGAGGAAAATGGGATACATTAACTTTATTGATCAGAAACAGATGAACCATGACGTGCTGACAGGATCACTTACATGAAACACTGAGAGTCACtgctgtctctgctgtcttGTTTCCTCCATTCACAGGATATCTGGCAGAACATCTGATGTATCCATCATGTGTGTCTAACAGAGTGATGTTCTCCTGGATTTTAGTTGTAAAGGttccatctgtgtttttctctgtttgtctgtGAGAGTCTTGTTGGAGATTCCAGGTGAGTTCAGGAGGTGAGTGTGGACAGGGAGTCAAAGCTGAGCAGGTTATAGTGACAGACTGATGCTCCTTCAGATCACCACCAGAGATGTTAATGCTGGGACTCCAAGGAGAATCTGGGGATTCACATCAGAGAcagtttacaaaaataaatattatgcaGTTTATTATATAAAGAATACATTAAAACATGTATTCAtataaaaggttttattaaTCATATAATTAATTAACAATGTTGTTTCATTATATCTGTTGATTTTGTAATCATAATATTTGCGCAACCATTTAGgtatttgcagttttaaaagaaCTGAAATGCAAGGAAAAAGACTTTAACAATCGACTGTGAGAAagtaagtaaaacattattcaTATAGTACCTTTCTAGACATAAATCACAAACTGCTGCacagaagaaaagtaaaaacatattgACTGATTCTGTCAGTAATAAAACAggatatatttaatttaatttcacacTAACTTTGTGTAATTagataattaaaaatatt encodes the following:
- the LOC124858500 gene encoding B-cell receptor CD22-like, whose translation is MFYFQSEVKKDDQSLKAALSENVLTVNMLLIVFFLPGVFADCGDLKPALFITTPKKIEALNGSCLHIPCSFNIKETTFNSSRTIYGIWMKHIAGFRNPASSIFNSSGSVNTYSLNITGNLREGNCTTLFPDLNTSYTDKYFFRVENGPFRATACADPLQITVKDSPWSPSINISGGDLKEHQSVTITCSALTPCPHSPPELTWNLQQDSHRQTEKNTDGTFTTKIQENITLLDTHDGYIRCSARYPVNGGNKTAETAVTLSVSYAPRNTSASIRPSGLVSAGSWVELNCSSRAKPPASFTWFRNSKHGAINVSVGQVYSFNVTEGGEFYCVATNDLGHQTSSVILLNTKAFNVYITLKILGIILLCSAVCIIECWFRFSYMQGKVTKKSHDVNKVMEAQAS